In a genomic window of Armatimonadota bacterium:
- the nuoE gene encoding NADH-quinone oxidoreductase subunit NuoE, whose product MTEAAREEIRRLAGFYEHRQSALLPALFVAQQEAGYLSPAALESVAEVLELPVTEVTSVASFYGLFYLEPVGRHVVHVCTNLSCMLNGCQRVLSRMQEAMGIHPGETTPDGRFSLRTAECLGACEEAPAVLVDEDRWAAVSPEDVEQMLDRYR is encoded by the coding sequence GTGACGGAAGCCGCGCGGGAGGAGATCCGTCGCCTGGCCGGCTTCTACGAGCACCGCCAATCCGCCCTTCTTCCTGCGCTGTTCGTGGCGCAGCAGGAGGCCGGATACCTGAGCCCGGCGGCGTTGGAGTCGGTGGCCGAGGTGCTCGAACTCCCGGTGACCGAGGTGACCTCGGTCGCCTCGTTCTACGGCCTGTTCTACCTCGAGCCCGTGGGCAGGCACGTGGTGCACGTGTGCACCAACTTGTCGTGCATGCTCAACGGGTGCCAGCGCGTGTTGAGCCGCATGCAAGAGGCAATGGGCATCCATCCGGGCGAGACCACGCCGGACGGGCGGTTCTCGCTTCGGACGGCGGAATGCCTGGGAGCGTGCGAGGAAGCTCCGGCGGTGCTCGTGGACGAGGATCGGTGGGCCGCGGTGTCGCCGGAGGACGTCGAGCAGATGCTGGATCGGTACCGGTAG
- a CDS encoding NADH-quinone oxidoreductase subunit D: MPDSRTEPLTINMGPQHPATHGVLRLLLDLEGEVIVGTRPIIGYLHTGFEKEMENRTYHQNIVFPARIEYLATFIEEMAYVTAVEKLLGITPPPRAQVARIILAELSRIASHLVWLGSSAIDVNVSSGFMYCLQDREQILDILEMASGQRMMHGYFRIGGLHRDLPEGFEARVRRLAEGLAARVDEYDSLLTDNLIWRRRLEGVAVLTPQAALAYGCTGPILRGSGVNYDVRKAFPYGGYEQFEFDVPLGKNGDAFDRYIIRLEEMRQSRRIILQALDRLPGGPVIVDDRKIALPPRGELVRGMEAVIHQFKLVSEGLHPPVGEVYAAVESPRGEKGYYLVSDGSNRPARVRVRAATFNNLQALPAMVYRGFIADVVVAIASLDVVLGDVDR; encoded by the coding sequence ATGCCTGATTCGCGAACCGAACCCCTGACGATCAACATGGGCCCGCAGCACCCGGCTACCCACGGGGTGCTGCGGTTGCTTCTCGATCTCGAGGGCGAGGTGATCGTCGGTACAAGGCCGATCATCGGATACCTCCACACCGGGTTCGAGAAGGAGATGGAGAACCGCACCTATCACCAGAACATCGTCTTCCCCGCTCGCATCGAGTACCTGGCCACCTTCATCGAGGAGATGGCATACGTCACGGCGGTCGAGAAGCTACTGGGCATAACGCCGCCTCCTCGGGCTCAGGTGGCCCGGATAATCCTGGCGGAGCTGTCCCGCATCGCCAGCCACCTCGTGTGGCTGGGATCCAGCGCCATTGATGTCAACGTGTCCAGCGGCTTCATGTACTGCCTCCAAGATCGCGAGCAGATCCTTGACATCTTGGAGATGGCCTCCGGCCAGCGCATGATGCACGGATACTTCCGTATAGGCGGGCTCCATCGGGATCTGCCCGAGGGGTTCGAGGCGCGCGTCAGGCGGCTTGCCGAGGGCCTGGCCGCTCGCGTGGACGAGTACGACTCCCTGCTGACCGACAACCTGATCTGGCGCAGGCGCCTCGAGGGCGTGGCGGTTCTCACCCCGCAGGCCGCGCTGGCATACGGCTGCACCGGGCCTATACTGCGCGGCTCGGGTGTGAACTACGACGTGCGCAAGGCGTTCCCGTACGGTGGGTACGAGCAGTTCGAGTTCGACGTGCCGCTGGGCAAGAACGGCGATGCCTTCGACCGGTACATCATACGGCTGGAAGAGATGCGGCAAAGCCGCCGGATCATCCTGCAGGCGCTCGATCGCCTTCCTGGCGGCCCTGTGATCGTGGACGACCGCAAGATCGCGCTGCCGCCACGCGGTGAGCTGGTCCGCGGCATGGAGGCAGTCATCCACCAGTTTAAGCTGGTCAGCGAAGGGCTGCATCCCCCGGTAGGCGAGGTGTACGCGGCGGTGGAGTCCCCTAGGGGAGAGAAGGGCTATTACCTGGTCAGCGATGGGAGCAACCGGCCCGCCAGGGTAAGGGTGCGGGCGGCAACTTTCAACAACCTGCAGGCGCTGCCGGCAATGGTGTACAGGGGGTTCATTGCGGACGTGGTCGTAGCGATCGCGAGTCTTGACGTCGTGCTGGGAGACGTGGACCGGTGA
- a CDS encoding NADH-quinone oxidoreductase subunit C: protein MVALLRERLPDLDLEVTEFRGEVTAIVPAGRAFDALLALRGAPDWTPVLTDLTAIDRFPAEPRFEVVYLLTGYAPPVRLRVKARLPGDAPVIASVTGLWSGANWLEREAYDMFGIRFEGHPGLTRILMPDDWEGHPLRKDFPLTEEPVQFNGHTPKVPSAIIPKSPPRR, encoded by the coding sequence CTGGTCGCCCTGCTCCGGGAGAGGCTTCCCGACCTCGATCTCGAGGTGACCGAGTTCCGAGGCGAGGTGACGGCGATCGTCCCAGCGGGGCGGGCGTTCGATGCGCTGCTCGCGCTGCGCGGTGCTCCGGATTGGACCCCGGTCCTGACGGACCTGACCGCCATTGATCGCTTCCCGGCCGAGCCGCGCTTCGAGGTTGTATACCTGCTGACCGGGTACGCGCCGCCGGTGCGCCTGCGGGTCAAGGCGCGCCTGCCGGGTGACGCGCCGGTGATAGCGAGCGTGACCGGCCTGTGGTCGGGAGCGAACTGGCTGGAGCGGGAGGCCTACGATATGTTCGGCATCCGGTTCGAGGGACACCCGGGCCTCACGCGCATCCTGATGCCCGATGATTGGGAAGGCCACCCCCTCCGCAAGGACTTCCCTCTCACCGAGGAACCGGTGCAGTTCAACGGCCACACGCCGAAGGTGCCCAGCGCAATCATCCCAAAGTCGCCGCCGCGGCGGTAG
- a CDS encoding NADH-quinone oxidoreductase subunit B yields MVTWARQGSVWPASFGLACCAIEMMCTAAARFDLARFGSELFRASPRQADLMIVSGRVSKKMAPVLRHIYDQMLDPKWVIAMGDCASCGGVFNNYALVQGVDKIVPVDVYVAGCPPRPEALMHGFLMLREKIGATGGRR; encoded by the coding sequence ATGGTCACCTGGGCGCGTCAGGGCAGCGTGTGGCCCGCGTCGTTCGGGCTGGCCTGCTGCGCAATCGAGATGATGTGCACCGCGGCCGCGCGGTTTGATCTGGCGCGGTTCGGCAGCGAGTTGTTTCGCGCCTCGCCGCGGCAGGCCGATCTCATGATCGTCTCCGGTCGCGTCTCGAAGAAGATGGCCCCTGTCCTCCGGCACATCTACGATCAGATGCTCGATCCGAAGTGGGTCATCGCCATGGGCGACTGCGCCTCGTGCGGCGGCGTGTTCAACAACTACGCCCTGGTACAGGGCGTGGACAAGATCGTACCGGTGGACGTGTACGTGGCAGGCTGCCCGCCCCGCCCGGAGGCGCTCATGCACGGGTTCCTCATGCTGCGGGAGAAGATCGGTGCTACAGGTGGCCGGCGGTGA
- a CDS encoding NADH-quinone oxidoreductase subunit A, which translates to MWFSTPGGERLQDYIPVLVHFVIVVVLTVALPVLHALVGGSRPTPPKMEPYESGVWTIGSTRERVPIRYYLIAMLFILFDIETVFLFPWAVVYRRLGTFGLIEMLVFVGVLGAGLIYAWKRGALEWE; encoded by the coding sequence ATGTGGTTTAGCACTCCTGGCGGTGAGCGGTTGCAGGACTACATTCCCGTCCTCGTGCACTTCGTCATAGTAGTCGTACTGACCGTGGCGCTGCCGGTGCTTCATGCCCTCGTTGGCGGCAGCCGTCCCACACCTCCCAAGATGGAACCCTACGAGTCGGGCGTCTGGACGATCGGGTCCACGCGCGAGCGCGTTCCCATCCGCTACTACCTGATAGCCATGCTGTTCATCCTGTTCGACATCGAAACGGTCTTCTTGTTCCCGTGGGCAGTGGTGTACCGCCGGCTCGGAACGTTCGGACTGATCGAGATGCTTGTGTTCGTAGGGGTGCTGGGCGCTGGATTGATCTACGCCTGGAAGCGCGGGGCGCTGGAGTGGGAGTGA
- a CDS encoding cysteine desulfurase, translating to MYLDYAATTPVDPRVLAAMAPFFADRFGNAGSVHGFGQAARAAVDEARAAVADLIGARPGEIVFTSGATEANNAAIIGAAYARRRPDAHLITAATEHHAVLEPCRWLAERGTALTVLPVDGHGRVDPDAVRRAIRPGTVLISIMHGNNEIGTLAPAAEIGAIAREHGVLFHTDATQSVGIVPVDVGELRADVLSFSAHKRYGPKGVGALYVRSGVDIEPILHGGSQERGRRGGTENVSAIVGFGAAACLARESMAEESARIAMLRDRLAAGLADIEVAHVNGHPRERLPGILSVSFAGADSESLLLALDLEGVAASSGSACAAGSIEPSHVIAALGLPDRLAAGTLRFSLGRQTTVQEIDRVLALLPPLLARVRRAGSGANGVRR from the coding sequence ATCTACCTCGACTACGCGGCCACCACGCCGGTGGATCCACGGGTGCTGGCAGCGATGGCGCCCTTCTTCGCCGACCGCTTCGGGAACGCGGGAAGCGTGCACGGCTTTGGACAGGCCGCGCGGGCGGCCGTGGACGAAGCCCGTGCCGCGGTCGCGGACTTGATCGGCGCCCGACCCGGCGAGATAGTCTTCACCTCTGGCGCCACCGAGGCAAACAACGCCGCCATCATTGGCGCGGCATACGCACGCCGGCGGCCTGACGCGCACCTGATCACCGCGGCGACCGAGCACCACGCGGTGCTGGAACCCTGTCGCTGGCTGGCAGAGCGCGGCACCGCCCTGACGGTTCTCCCGGTTGACGGTCATGGACGCGTGGACCCGGACGCGGTGCGGCGCGCCATCCGGCCGGGGACGGTGCTGATCTCGATCATGCACGGCAACAACGAGATTGGCACGCTGGCGCCTGCCGCCGAGATCGGCGCGATCGCGCGAGAGCACGGCGTGCTCTTCCACACCGACGCGACGCAGAGCGTTGGGATCGTCCCGGTGGACGTGGGAGAGTTGCGCGCTGATGTGCTGTCCTTCTCGGCGCACAAGCGCTACGGACCCAAGGGGGTCGGCGCGCTCTACGTGCGCTCCGGTGTGGACATCGAGCCGATCCTTCACGGCGGAAGCCAGGAGCGTGGCCGCCGCGGAGGCACGGAGAACGTGTCCGCAATCGTCGGCTTCGGCGCGGCCGCATGCCTGGCGCGTGAGAGCATGGCCGAGGAGTCCGCCCGTATCGCGATGCTGCGCGACCGTCTGGCCGCCGGGCTGGCCGATATCGAGGTTGCACACGTCAACGGACATCCGCGGGAACGGCTGCCGGGCATTCTCAGCGTCTCCTTCGCCGGCGCCGACAGCGAATCGCTGCTCCTGGCGCTGGACCTGGAAGGGGTGGCGGCTTCCAGCGGATCGGCCTGCGCCGCGGGCAGCATCGAACCCTCGCACGTGATCGCGGCGCTCGGGCTGCCCGATCGGTTGGCAGCGGGCACGCTGCGCTTCTCCCTGGGCCGCCAGACGACCGTCCAGGAGATTGACCGCGTCCTGGCTCTGCTCCCGCCCCTGCTGGCCAGGGTCCGGCGCGCCGGGTCCGGTGCGAACGGCGTCCGTCGTTGA
- a CDS encoding CoA pyrophosphatase, whose translation MLGSRRGRPPDIVGTHHGGERASGIQDQGVDTLELLRSRLQAAVPRDLPRDLSSDLPPGSRRRAAVLVPLFESGGAMHLLLTKRAEKVEYHKGQISFPGGRQEDGDADLLETALRETHEEIGLAPSEVEVLGRLDEIEVIASGFAVTPFVGLVPPPVDLRPNPDEIAEIVAVPLASFLDPANLRVEHVVREGRLVELVYYENISHMVWGATARIIKGLAELLAPEPPGGQR comes from the coding sequence ATGTTGGGATCCAGGCGCGGCCGGCCACCAGATATCGTTGGGACGCACCATGGAGGAGAGCGCGCCTCCGGCATCCAAGACCAGGGTGTGGATACCCTGGAACTGCTGCGATCGCGCCTGCAGGCGGCGGTCCCGCGCGACCTGCCGCGCGACCTCTCGAGTGATCTCCCGCCGGGCTCGCGCCGCCGGGCAGCGGTGCTGGTGCCGCTGTTCGAGTCCGGCGGCGCCATGCATCTGCTCCTGACGAAACGGGCCGAGAAGGTCGAGTATCACAAAGGGCAGATCTCGTTTCCAGGCGGCCGCCAGGAAGACGGCGACGCCGATCTGCTTGAAACCGCGCTGCGCGAGACACACGAGGAGATCGGTCTCGCGCCGTCGGAAGTCGAGGTGCTGGGTCGCCTGGACGAGATCGAGGTCATCGCGTCAGGGTTCGCGGTCACCCCGTTCGTGGGCCTGGTTCCACCGCCGGTGGACCTCAGGCCAAACCCCGACGAGATCGCCGAGATCGTGGCCGTGCCGCTTGCCTCCTTTCTCGATCCGGCCAACCTGCGGGTGGAGCACGTCGTACGCGAGGGCAGGCTGGTCGAGCTGGTGTATTATGAGAATATTTCTCACATGGTGTGGGGGGCGACCGCGCGGATTATCAAGGGTTTGGCGGAGTTGCTGGCACCAGAACCGCCCGGAGGTCAGCGATAG
- a CDS encoding FAD-dependent thymidylate synthase produces MYPLFASLDGSPSQRRRDIYLLSPRLLPPEVIAVAFAKTSRSPRPFREIAEELTERHSSEFHEKWVVGYGHGSVAEHAVLHLALENLSRLAIESLESNRLCSYTEKSTRYQIFDAFFFPPEIAASPHAELYRETCRDLFQAYQASLDPVRRVIEARHPRGAEEPAAAYEARIRSKYVDVCRFLLPCATVANVGMTANARSLEHAITKMLSHPLDEVRAIGAEIKRVACAEVPTLVKYAGPSAYLTESAAALEATAQEVAAQGVAAQEATKGSRGVDSHAGVRLVHHDRDPETRVVAACLYRHGRSAYAEAWDRACAMSAHERRAVIEQALGRLGRHDVPIREIEHTTYTFDIVCDQGAYFDLKRHRMMTQSPQAPTVELGYAVPRAMDEAGFGHRFRDAVEQATDAYRRIARDFPHQAAYLVTNAHNRRFLATMNLRELYSLVPLRAREAGHFSYRRVALLIYEAVRAVHPGLVAHIRFGYDAPEAKALEAMFFSEISAAGGLKQG; encoded by the coding sequence ATGTATCCGCTGTTCGCCTCCTTAGACGGCTCTCCATCGCAGCGCCGACGCGACATCTACCTCCTTAGCCCTAGGCTCCTTCCCCCCGAGGTCATTGCGGTCGCGTTCGCCAAGACCTCCCGCAGCCCCAGGCCGTTCCGCGAGATCGCAGAGGAGTTGACCGAACGGCACTCGAGCGAGTTCCACGAGAAGTGGGTAGTCGGCTACGGCCACGGTTCGGTCGCCGAGCACGCGGTCCTGCACCTGGCGCTGGAGAACCTCTCACGGCTTGCCATCGAGAGTCTGGAGAGCAACCGGCTCTGCTCGTACACGGAGAAGTCCACCCGGTATCAGATCTTTGACGCGTTCTTCTTCCCGCCGGAGATCGCGGCGTCTCCACACGCGGAGCTGTACCGGGAAACCTGCCGGGATCTCTTCCAGGCCTACCAGGCAAGCCTTGACCCGGTCCGGAGGGTCATAGAGGCCCGGCATCCGCGCGGTGCCGAAGAGCCAGCGGCTGCCTACGAGGCGCGCATCCGATCCAAGTACGTTGACGTCTGCCGGTTCCTGCTGCCCTGCGCCACCGTCGCCAACGTCGGCATGACCGCCAACGCAAGGTCGCTGGAACACGCGATCACGAAGATGCTCTCGCACCCCCTCGACGAGGTCCGGGCCATCGGCGCCGAGATAAAGCGGGTCGCGTGTGCCGAGGTGCCTACGCTGGTCAAGTACGCGGGCCCCAGCGCCTACCTCACCGAATCGGCCGCCGCGCTTGAGGCCACCGCGCAAGAGGTCGCCGCGCAGGGGGTCGCCGCGCAGGAGGCCACCAAAGGGAGCCGTGGAGTGGACTCACATGCCGGCGTCCGCCTGGTCCACCATGACCGTGACCCCGAGACAAGGGTTGTGGCCGCGTGCCTCTACCGCCACGGCAGGTCTGCGTACGCGGAAGCCTGGGACCGGGCCTGTGCGATGAGCGCACACGAGCGGCGCGCGGTGATCGAGCAGGCCCTCGGGCGCCTTGGCCGCCACGACGTGCCAATCCGCGAGATCGAGCACACGACCTACACCTTTGACATCGTGTGCGACCAGGGCGCGTACTTCGATCTCAAGCGGCACCGCATGATGACCCAGAGCCCGCAGGCGCCCACGGTGGAACTAGGATACGCGGTCCCGCGCGCGATGGATGAGGCCGGGTTCGGCCACCGCTTCCGCGACGCGGTAGAGCAGGCCACCGACGCCTACCGCCGGATAGCACGTGATTTCCCCCACCAGGCGGCGTATCTGGTAACCAACGCCCACAACAGGCGTTTCCTTGCCACGATGAACCTGCGCGAGCTCTACAGTCTCGTGCCGTTGCGCGCCCGCGAGGCCGGCCACTTCTCATACCGGCGGGTGGCACTGTTGATATATGAGGCAGTGCGCGCGGTTCATCCGGGCCTGGTGGCGCACATCCGGTTTGGCTACGATGCTCCCGAGGCGAAAGCGCTGGAGGCAATGTTC